TTTGCATTTGAGTTCACATGATGACTTGATCTGACCAAAAGAATGTGGTGAAATAACACTGCAATTTCCAAGCTAAGCCTTAACCAAAACTTTACCTTCTTGAAACACTCCCGCCACCATGTAAGAAAGCCCAGGCTAAACTTGTGAATGATGACAGGCCTTGTGGAAAAAGAGTACCAGCTGACAGTGACACCAAGGTCTCAGACTGTAAACGAGGCCATCTTAGACACTCAAGCCCCAGTCAAGCCACCAGAGGACTGCAGCCTCACGGGCGACCTTTTTGGGTGACTAGAAGAAGAACTGTCAGACTGAATAACTGTTTCAAGCCACTAGGTTTTAGAGCGGCTGTTAGAAAGCAAAATCTATGAAAACacattctacattttaaaagtttatgacTCGTGATCTAAATTTCATAGATTTGAATAAAATTTGAGACATACTGAAGTAGCCCAACATAGGTAAAATCTTTTGGTGGGAAGAAAATTTCTGAGAGAGATTAAGAATGAACCGTCATAAAGAAATCCAGAGTTGAAgctgcagagatttttttaaaacgaTTTTTTCCTATACGTAGTTTTTACTGATTATGCCATTCCCTCACTCAACCAACACCAGATGTTTTTCCAACTGGTTAGTTTTCTTGCCAAAATCtaagaggaaaaacatttttgtatgGCTAAATAAACCTAAAACAAAGTAAGTTTGTAATTCCTCCACCCAACATCTTGTCCCTAGTAgaaatataattgctttttaGAAGCAAACTGCTGTCAGTGCATTACCATCTCATGACTAAATTTATCTTAAGAAAGAAATCCCTAGATAAAAACACCAAGGAAGGGATACATTTAGAAAACAGATACATTACTTAATAGATCAAGCTTTCTGCTATGGACACTTTCTAATATCTGACTCAATATTACAAGCTTTCTTTTATCCtgacttctgtttctttaatcGAAATCAATATCCACTACCAATTCATTGCTCTCAGTCTAAAATAAGTATacacttttattctgttttctgttgAAAATTTCTTCCACTTAATCAGTTTTAACTATCCACAGCAACATTCCAGAGCACCGAAAACTCCATGAAATTTGATGAACTACTGGATATGACTGGAACTCATTTTGGGTACTGCTCAATCCTGGAAATCTTCCATGCCCTACTGAAAACTTCTTTTGAAGTTATGAAGTGAAAGAATATTAAAGTCAAGGTGGCAATATAATTATAtgtcctcccttttctcctccacttaccccagctccaccacactatatacacacaaaagaacTACTAGTAGATACAACAAGGCCATGATGGGATCTGACTCAGGATTAGCAAGCATTTAACTGAATCTCATATTCCAAAATGCCAGAGGGGGTGGTAAATCAGAGGAAAGTAGGGTTTGACTTCCTCATGTACAAATTCTAGTCGATGTGCCAGAAACTGAAAACTGGCAGAATCTGTGGAATTTTCCAAGACATATGTCAGATAGTAATTTTACAACTCACTCACAAACACACATTCTAAATCATCTTACTGCTATGGAAATATTTCCAAAGCAATGGTATTTTAATACAGCCATGCTACTTATTTGTAGAAAAAGCATTCCCCTGTTTTAGATAATGTAAGAAACAAAGTACACAGTACCCTAGATACCTTAACTGCATGccagaaattatattttagttttaaaaggaaCCAAAAGAAACAATATGTTAAATCAGAACAAAggttctttaaaaaggaagggaagaaataactTTGTAAGGAAGTCATTAAGGAAAAGTGATACCAAATTAATAGACAAAGGAAATCTATTAGACTTCCTAGGCCATGATATGAATAAGACAGTGGTGCTATTATGAACAAGATAGCTAAACAAAGGATGCATGATATAGCTAAATATTTGGCTGttattaattgatatatatatacatctagaAAGAGGTCTCTATAATATACCATATAACttaactgaatttttatataaaaagtcaACCAAGACAAAAGGACATTGGAAAAACAGTAGGGTCCGCCCTACCCCTATACTCTATCGAATCTTCTAGGGGGTTCTTTTGATATTTACCTCTGTTTTTCTAAATATGCTTGATTTATCAAATTTAGATATTACCTATCAACATACTGCCAAGGAATGTAAGTATTTAGTTTCAACCTCTACCTCTAGCCTCCATACCCTATGTAATTTTATGACAATCTTTGTTTAAATAAAGAGTGAGTGTGAATGTAATACTGGACAGATACTAATGAGTGCTGAGCCAAGCAGAACAATAGGACCATGCACTCTTTCTCCCTACAAATTAATGACAACctcattttttctactttctatatatttttaacttttcctcaAATGTTCCAGCATCTGTCACATGTCTATCAATATTTTCCATATGCTCAAACACACCAGATATTGTTTTTTCCCGGAGCCATACCTTCCCAGAaccctttgttctttcttctgcttccctctgtGGGGGGACTCTCTAGACTAGGTACAGAGCTGTCACCTTGGGCTCTCCCTTGGCTCTTCTCTTTGACTGAATTCTGAGTCTTGGACCcgatttcttttcccttcctattTAAAAGTACACTCACTAGTAacttatgggggaaaaaaggctCATGAGAACTGAAATTCTGGTCACTTGCAtgtctaaaaatatctttatccTAGACTCACATTTGATTGATAATATGGCTAAGAATAAAATTATAGGTTGGAAATCCTTTCCACTGAAGATATCTGAAGATACTGCTTAATCCATTTCTGTCTTCCTATGTTACTACTGTGATATGTAATGCTATTCTGATTGGTCCTTTGAATGTAACCTCTAGCTACTCTTGCTGGAAACTTTTAGTACAGCCTCTGTATCCCCAGTTTACTGAAGTTTCATAATCAGTCCTCTTggtctgtgtcttttttattattctatcaGATCTTTCAACTTGCAAATCTATGATTCAGTTTGGAAAATGCTTTGGaaatctgttggtatcatctcccactgttttctctgtcttctcatgctCAAACTCCTACTAGTCAAATACTGGACCTCCTggtctatctttaatttttaaaattatttgtctcctattttcctcatttaatattttctttctaattcctaGGAAATTGCTTCAACGTTACTTCCAATCTTTCCactaatttttttggggggggggtatcattttttatttccaagagttatttcttatttattgaaaGAGTTTCAAAAGAGCATTCTGTTTTTTGAAGATGCAACATTTCATTTCTTAGAGATTAACACCTCTTCCCCTCTGCCCTACCCGCAgttttttcccctctgctctctaccttgtttcttttatgtgtttgtttggCCTCTCATTTTGGAGGCTTTCCTCAACTATCAGCTTATCCTTGGCTGTCCACTCCTTTTCATGGCATTAAGAAGCTACTGTAAGTTCACTGTTTGGCTCCATAACCCTATCCTTTTCATACATCTGATATTCCTGGATCCAGAACCCTCAGCCTCCattttcttgaagaaaaaaatgcccaGTTTCCTGGAAGGGGAAGAAGTAATTTACATAGGATTCAACCACTTAATTTAAGACTTTTTTCAGCCTTTCCCATGGTGACGACCTCCCCACGAGAACATGCTTCTCTCAAAGGATCTCCTTTGTCCCTCtccagaagaggagaagaggaaacacaagAAGAAGAGCCTGGTGCAGAGCCCCAATTCCTATTTCATGGATGTGAAATGCTCAGGATGCTATAAAATCACCACTGTCTTTGGCCATGCACAAACAGTAGTTCTGTGTGTTGGCTGCTCTACTTTCCTCTGCCGGCCTACAGGAGGAAAAGCAAGGCTTACAGAAGGATGCTCCTTCAGACAGAAGCAGCACTAAAAGCCCCCAGAATCAAGATGAATGGGAAACCATCCCAATAAAcacattttggtttaaaaaaaaaagactttcttcaACCATTACCTACTTTTAATCTCCAGTCTCATTcttgtattttcactttttactaCCAAGTGTTGAGTATTTTTGGAGGTTTTGTAAACTTGCTTGCTAGTCTCTGCAGACAACCCAGAGTGTACCTCCCTCTACTTGGCTAAATTATTTAACACTTTtctactaatttttttctcttttttttgcggtatgcaggcctctcactgctgtggcctctactaatttttttatcttctaaaattttttttgtcattcttgTCCCTGTGATCTTAcactcctttttattcttttattataatgttagtgctatttgaaaagaaaggaaataaatgcatTAAGTCAAACTCCCATGTTTAACCAAAATACCCATGCAATAGTTTTAGATATCTTGAATAAAGTCATAAGTATATTTACTAAACTTCTGGATACCATGAAACTCATTAGGATAAATAATAACCTTGGATAACAGAATCAGGGTTCAACATGATTTCAAAAGGACAGTATCAAGAggaaactagggacttccctggtggcgccgtggttaagaatccgcctgccaatgcaggggacaagggttccagccctggtccaggaagatcccacatgccacggagcaactaagcctgtgtgccacaactactgagtctgcactctagagcccgcaagcaacaactactgaagcccgtgcacctagagcccgtgctccgcaacaagagaagccaccgcaatgagaatcccgtgcaccacaacgaagagtagccctcgctcgccgcaactagagaaagcccgcacacagcaacgaagacccaacacagccaaaaatgaataaataaattaattaatttttaaaaatgaggaaactaaacaggctaaattttaaaaaaatctctcactAAAATTAAGCAATTACcagttatataaatatgaaactagaaaccTAGTTTCACAAAAAACAGGGAGTTTTAGTTTATCATGAGTTACTGATGTGACTTCctgtaacaaattttaaaaggaaagaaaaactgtaatCTTAGGATACACTAATGGAAAGCAGACCAGACCAAGGGACAAAACTACTGTATATTCTGAGTGGTTGTCAATAACTCTAATGTCACATTTAAGAAAGGAAATCAACTAAATATCATTTAGAAAATGGATCCCAGGATATTGAGAGGTTCTAAAGCTAAGTTTTGTGGAAAATGGTAAAGATAAGAGGAATACTCAAAATGTTCAATGGAAGAACATTATAGCTGCTATTGAATAGCTGAAGAATTGTCCTTTACAATCAAGTAGCTCTATACTGTTCAAGATAACCAACCTAGGAGAAGTGGAGACAATGTGTTTAAGACAGATTTGgcttaaataaatgtgtaaagcTGTGAGCTCTCCCCATTACTGGTCAGCCAGTCTCTCCAATATCAGCGATGTCATAGAGTAGATTCTTCCATTGAGAAGGAGCTTTAACTAGATGACATTAAGCTTGGTTCCActaaaggaagacagaaataaagaaaccaagagtcaaagaaggtcattatataatgataaagggggtcgattcatcaagaagatacaacaagtgtaaatatttatgcacccaacactggagcacctaaatatataaagcaaatataacagaactaaaaggagaaatgaacagcAATACAATAGTAGCAGGGGATTTTAATACCTCACTCTCAATAACAGATAGATCTTCCAGAGAATTAATAAGCAAACAGAAGATTTTAACAACATCACAGACTAAATGAATCTAATAAACATACACAGAACAGTCCATCCAAtggcagcaaaatacacattcttctcaagcatacacagaacattctccaagacagaacatatgttaggccacaaaacaaatttcAACAAGATCAGTAAGACAgaaaccatatcaagtatctttcctgatCACAATGGTATTCAGACGTGTGTTTTCCAACACCCAAGCAATACCTGATTTCTTAGCAGACACTGAATGGATGTCCTACAAATTTAACTCAAATCTGACACTATCTACCAGGAGATAGCATCATATCTCACAGGTTAAAGGCCCAGTCCCACAAGACTacccccacttcagacaccaattgCAAGTCCAGGGTGTTACtttgtgcttctgaccaactggctataaatggAAGGTTCCTCCAACCCACTTctcaggttcaattaatttgctagaagtggtgcacagaaatcagagaaacatTAACTTATGTCTctcagcttattttttttaaatttacttaatttaagttttatttatttttggccgcgttgggtctttgttgctgcatgcgggctttctctagttgtggtgagcgggtcTACTCTTCGTCCTCAGGCTACAGGCTTAGGGGTTCAGCAgttctggctcgcgggctgtagagcacaggttcagtagttgtggcgcacaggcttagttgctctgtggcatgtgggatcttcctggaccagggctcaaacccgtgtcccctgcattggcagacgga
This region of Physeter macrocephalus isolate SW-GA chromosome 14, ASM283717v5, whole genome shotgun sequence genomic DNA includes:
- the LOC112066571 gene encoding 40S ribosomal protein S27-like gives rise to the protein MLLSKDLLCPSPEEEKRKHKKKSLVQSPNSYFMDVKCSGCYKITTVFGHAQTVVLCVGCSTFLCRPTGGKARLTEGCSFRQKQH